Within the Arachis duranensis cultivar V14167 chromosome 10, aradu.V14167.gnm2.J7QH, whole genome shotgun sequence genome, the region TGGACATCATTTTGGAGTGTGAAAAATCTGTCACCCACAAGAAGTTCAACTTCTTACCATTTTCGACCAACCAAAAAGTCCATTTTAGCTTTTAAGATTGGGATTAGTTATGCccaaaaaaaaatctgattGGCCGATTGGGGTATTcacaattataattttttttttgtcgatTCTATTAATTAAAGACAGATTGTATTCCTAGTTAATCTTTTTACTTTTCAGTAGACATATTCCAAGTTTGTTTCTTTTTCggtactttattttttaaaactttttcgaGGAGTTTGGGCTTTATTTGTATTGTTGTTTTAGGCATTGTGGCGTAACTTTTAAGTTACTTAGGTATTTATTTAGGTTTTGTTGGGCTTCGGCCAATGTGTTTGTATATTCAGACATTTCAGACCCAATAtcaaataaaagtgaaaagagTCATGCACTCCTGTTAGAGAGTCAATGACTTATTTATAACCATCCGGGTACTAAAATTATCAAAGATTGAACTCTTGATCTTTCGCatctaaaattctaaaactatgtcatgataccactcattccAAACGCTTACACTGATAGGAAAAGATAatactaatggttatatctctaatactccctaAATTATAtgcattgtacaaatattctattGACTCCTCGTACTTTTCCATTAAGTCCCCGTGTTTGGAGTTGCAACTTGGACGGGTGGGTTTGGAGAGTCCATTTTTCTCGAGAGGTCGGGTTTTGTAGGGCTAAGTCTATGACCCAAAAAAATGGACTTTATGTTGctgtccaaaaatattttgccTTGATGGTAAATTATTGAATTACGCTTTTGCTCATTCAAAATTTTACCACCTTTTATCTACATTCTCACTTAAGCTCAGTTTGAATAAACAgtttaattaaactcattttgataaaatagtttaaacaataaatagttatattaaaagtagcttataaataagttattttgtatttaaatttttagttgtaAAAGtgtattttatagaaatgtgataaaaaataatagtattataagagaatttatttttttaacttctctataagctCCTAAATAGCTTTTTAGAAAGCtgcaatttggttttaaaaattacaaCAGACATTAATAtactacttttcataagtcaaaagctcaaaaaaaaattacttttaaaacttCTCAAACAGGCACTTAATATCCAAATATTAGTCGAGGCACGTTATAatcttagttatattttttggacttaaaaatataagaacttAATAATCTTAAGTTTTGAAACAAGGTTTAATAAGGAAATTgatcttctcaattttttttaacaattaaaggagtaaagtgtgatctcccataattaattttataagtggaataaaaaataaatatgaaagaaaaaataataaaagattaaaaatcatactttatattctcaattttttttaacaattgagagTATTTATTTCCCGATTTAATAATGTTGGCTTCAATGGCATTCCCGAACACAATGATCGTTGGGTATGTGGAACTTTGAGAGGGCCTTTAAATATGTCCGCAAACTGGTAAAATAGTTGTAAAATTACTCCAACATTCAACTCAATAAttacttaaaagttaaaatatttagtaaaattatatgaGCGATTATAATGTATTTGTAATAACTCAGATTCCCTTTATATATATTCCTGAAATAATCGATATACCGTAATTAATCTTTGTCCATATTAGATCCAAGAGAGCCATTCAGATTTGTTGGTAACGAGTAGAACAtgtgttttttgtttcttgcataaaattaataaaaacttaTCCGACGTATTATAATACTCtgcataaaatataaaagaaaaattaatttaaattaatttaataattaatttattaatctatttaaataaataataacagtttaaactttattttatgtatataataattcattgatataataaatttttaaataaaattttgatccaACCATAAATTTGTAGGCCAAAGATATTGCGAACAAAATGtcgctttttaattttgatattgaaGAGTAGTTGGTGTTAGGCGTGGATATGGGGTAACTGGATGCTTAACATGGGTGTGGTGTCAGGAAGAAGGCCATAACAGGAATCGGACCCAGTGATTCCCCCTCCCACGAATCGGACCCAGCGTTTGGAGGAATCGGATCCTCCGATTGGTCGTGGACGAAACGCACCGTCCGATTGCGCCCCCCTTCCACGTGTCGAACAGCAGCTTCTCCCCAGGACGGTGCCCCAGCAGCCAGCATACCCCCTTTTCCCCACTCTCTCACTCCGAAACATCATTTTCAAGCCTCAAACCCCATTTCTTCCTCTCTGTGTTCatcctctttctctctttttcttcaagAACGTTGCATGCAATAAAATATGTAGAAATGGCCAAAAAATACAAAGTTAGAGATGTTGATCGTCCTGAACTTCACATTGTAAATTATCTGTCTCATCCTGATTATgtaagttaaatttttaaattttttgcaaatttctgaattttaattaaattttgtaggaaatttttttgtgttttatggttAAATGTTGAAGTTAGGTAGATAGATATATAAATGTTGTTTGTTAcagattttgtaaaaatttttacGGAGTAGTAttagaaattttaattaattaataaaatctgatgattaatttaaaaattataatattagcAATTAtgataatttgttattattatgtttaGATGTTGTTAGTTAGTTGAAGAAtatgttagaattttttttttgtaatagaattagaaaatataattagttaattaactTTTGTGATTAATGTTTCTTTGAATTATATCAGTTACAAATAACTTGTTGGGTTATttaaatatagatatataagATATAGATCTACTAAAGCTGCCTAAGAATAATAATACTACTGTtcagatataataaaaaaataaatattaaatattattgtatatacgttaattattattaaacagAAGAAGCAAGATAAATTAGTTGtaataattaagtaattaagtAATGAGTATTTAAATTGTATAGTGAAATAGTATAGTTGTTGTGAAGTTgcattagaaaatatatttttagtgattatgataattttttgttattatgttTAGATATTGTTAGTTAATTGGagaatatgttaaaaaattttttgtaacacggttagaaattttaattaatgaataaattttgatgattaattttagaaattatgattgtaaattttttgttattatgtaTAGATGTTGTTAGTTAGTTGGAGgaaatgtaatattttttttcgaatagatttagaaattataattagtaACTTAACTTTTATGATTAATGGTATAAATTATAAGTTTAGGAATTATGACACATTTTTGTTGGAAATTATatatttaggatttattataattttttgttggagaatatgttagaaatttttttgtaatacgATTAGATAttgtaattaactaattaacttttatgattaattttggAAATTATAATTCTGATTTTGTAATAGATTTAGAAATTAGAATTACTTAATTtacttttgttattaatttaagaatttataagCTGGAACTGCATCATTCATGATTTGACTAGTAACATGTTATGTTTTTGCAGAGTTTACGGATGATGACATGTGACCACCCACTGCCTCCTGATCGGTACCATCCGAGTGTAGAGGATCATTTATGGGTTACTGAGTTTTATCATGCCTCTCAGATTGGAGTAGTTCAATGTCAGAAAGCATTGATAAATGCTCTAGTGGAGAGGTGGCGGCCGGAAACACACACCTTTCATCTTCCGATTGGTGAGTGCACAGTGACGCTGGAGGATGTGGCCGTTATTTTGGGCCTCCCAACGAACGGCCTTCCGGTGACAGGGATGACCTTGAGCAGCTTCGAAGCCTTGGAGGGTGAGTGTTTCCATCAGTTTGGGGTTGCACCGAGAAAGGCCGACTGCAGAGGGAGTGGCATAAAATTGACCTGGCTTAGGAATCTGAAAGAACATATACAACTGACTGATGAAAATAGTATGCAGAGGTACGTCAAGTGCCACATTATGTTGTTATTGGGTACTATCTTACTTGGAGACAAGTCAGGGGCATCTGTGCACTGGAAGTTTCTGCCTTTGCTCTGGGATTTTCATAGTATCAGTCATTTTAGTTGGGGATCGGCATGTTTGGCGCACCTATACAGGTCCTTATGCCGGGCATCTCGTTTTGATTGTAAAGAAATCGATGGTCCGTTAACACTTCTGCTAGCTTGGTTTTGGATCCGCCTACCCTATCTTGCACCCCCTACTAGGGAACCCCGCAGTTTTCCGCTTGCAAACAAGTAACATTGTCAACTTACTTGGTATGTTCATAATTCTATTTAAGATGTGCTAGTGACATAAATAATTTCAGGTGGCGTAACTGGGAGCGTGGTGACAATCGGTATAGATATCTTAGCCTCGCCTACTTTAGAAAGGCATTAGATGAGGTTCAGGAAGGACAGGTGTGTTTTTATTAGAAAAGTATTTGTCTCGAACTGAGATTGACTGTTATTTGGCTTGTAATCATGTGTGTCTTATGCTGTGTGCAGTTCGTGTGGGTTGCTTATGGTGTGGACCGCATTGATCCAGGCATAATCCCAGAAGACATCCTCATGCACGCAGTAGTGTGGAGCGCTACGGTTCCATTAATTTCATTCGAATCTATTGAGTGGCATGCAACAGATAGAATTAGAAGACAATTTGGTTTTGTTCAGGGAGTTCCACATGAAGAATGGAATCCGGGAAGGGCACACGGAGAAACACTGGCTGGTCCTAAGAATCTTGACTGGGCCACAGCCCCGTCCCATTCATGTTGGATTATGCACTGGACAAACAGGTATAATAACGTTCTGACTGAGTATCTGGAACCTTCACAGCATCCGTTGGATGTTTACATGCACTGGTATCGTACACAATATGGCAACCATTTGAACTTGTCAAATGTTGTGGTTCAAGAGAACGATGAAGGTGAACAAGTTATGGATGATGAGGGTAATCCAGTTATGAATGATGAGGGTAGCCCAGTAATGGAGGATGAGGGTAGCCCAGTTATTGATGTAGCCAATGAAGAACCGGGGGCACAGTCACAGCCACATCCACCTCCACCTCCAGCTCCTCAGGAACAACCGCAGGCCTCGGTACCATATATTGTTCGGACACAATTTACCCCGTCATACCCAATAGATCAACAATACTAGAGTACCCCACAGTGGGATGCAAGAGAGGGTGCTTCTTTTAGCCAGTTGCTTGGGTTCATGGCTGCGGATGCAGGCCAGTCACAATTTGGCCATCAACCTGAATTTATGCCCGGTATGTATTCTTTGGACGCGAGGATTCCATGCCACACTGCCTCAGTTGCTTCTGGAGGTTTGGTTTCTGGAGATTCCAGTAGAAGTGACGGCAGTTGGGGGATACTTAATAGCCGGAACCTACGGCGTGTATCAATGGGTCAGATTGAAGAAAATGCCGGGGCAGGTGAGCATGAAACGGATAAGTATCTCATGGAAGAACCGGATGATGAGGATCAAGACGAGAGCGACGATGAGGAGATGGACGAGGATGAAGAATCCCGCAACAATGCCCCTGATGATGGGGATGATGCAGGTCCGACTTGAAATCACTGTCCATTTATTATATTGCATTCATTTCAGGACTTGTGTCTTTATGATTATGTTATGAACttgttggttttttttttgcttgtttatcCCGTGTTCGCATCATTTTGGATAGTCTGTTTCATTAAATTATGTACAGGTGAGACAGGTAAACATTACAATCTCAGGGTGGACCCGCCACGTCGTAGCGCTAACCGATACACCCCGTCCATGTTCAAGAAGGCCAAGAAGAAATGCAAGAACTTCGTCGAAGACATAAAATGGGCATTGAGAAAGTAGTTGTGTGGGTCACATAAGTATTGTGTATGTATGTTGGAAACTTGTAATTTGAACTTAATATTGTGTTTGTATGTTGAAACCCTTTAAATGTGAACTTCATATCGTCGATTATGCTACAACTTTTTGGTTGGATAAAGTACGTAATCTCAGGTGTCATGAAGAAGTTTCATGAAAGTACAATGTTCTGATAAGGTGGTTAGCACAAACAGATAAACATAAACAAGCAAATGTCATAAAGTACTATAATGAAACATGAAAGGCATAAATCTACTATCCTGGGTTGCTGGGACCTACACCAGCTGACCGACGGCATCTACTTCGGCTGTGTCCATCGGCTACACATTGCCTACAACGCCTAGGAGCACGTAATATTCGTGTGTCCATTTCGTTCAAGAAACGTGTCATCCTCGGGCGACCTTTCGTCACCCGTCTCAGGTTCGGATTCGGGACAAATCGAGGTCCGCTGTACACAGGCCACGTTGTGGGATTCCCCAGTGGCCGAAACCTAGCTCGGTAAACCCTCCGAACTTGGTCCATCTTGTAAACTTCGTGGACATACACTCGCCAATCCAGTCGCTGATTCGCACAACATGCAAAAACATGTCGACAGGGAATCTGATCCACCTGGAACTCACCACAGTCACATCGTTGTTGACGGAGGTCGACGGCATACTCAGTTCCACCCGGCATCTCACGAACCTCGAAGACCTCATTCATCCTGTCGAAGCAATTAACCTGGATGTTTGATGATGCAAGTTGATTTGCATTCAATTTCGACGTGACAACCTCAGAAAAAAACATGTCCAGCTGTTATCCGCGACTCCGCCTCGGCTCTTTTTCTAGTGAACAACTCGTTAAGCCTGTAGAATGTGGCTTTGACAAGTGCAGTTATAGGAAGATTGCGTGCACCCTTCAACACTGAGTTGATGCATTCCACTAGGTTTGTCGTCATGTGACCCCAGCGGTATCCACCGTCATACGCCAACGCGTACTGTTCGCGTGGGATTCGGTTAAGCCAGTTCGTATAAGCCTCGCCCCGTTCACGTAAACGCTGGTAGCGCACTTCGTACTCGCGCACCGTCCTCGAATAACTTGCACAACAATCAAAGCCACACAACAGAAGAATTCATGAGAAACACTGCTTGAAGGTAACTCGGTTAATAACGAAATTcgaattattaaaatttacctATATTGACCACAAGTTTTTGCAGATACGATGCCTTGAACTTTCTCAAAAAGTTCGACTCTATATGCCTGATGCAAAACATGTGGAATGCTCTCGGGGGCGACCAAGCTCCGTTGCTCCGGGCCACAGCTGCATTGATGGATTCGTGCCTGTCAGAAATTAGTCCCACACCATCCCGAGTCACAACATGTTGTCACAAGTTACTAAGGAAAAAGTGCCATGCATCAGAAATCTCCCCCTCTACAATTTCAAACGCAATAGGGACGATATTATTGTTACCATCCTGTGAAACTGCGACCAACAAACAACCCTTATACTTTCCGTACAAGTGAGTCCCATCGACCTGGACAACTGGCTTGCAGTGTCTAAACGCTCTAATGCAGGAGTAATAACTCCAAAAGACTCTGTGCAATACCCGGATATTAGTTACTTCCTCATCACCTTGATATGCAGACATAGTCTCAAAATGGACGATTGCTGATGGCTCCTTGTTACACATGGCCTCAAACTATATAGGCAAAGCTTCATATGATGCTTCCCAacctccaaatattttttccacTGCTATTTGCTTTGCCAACCATGCTTTCCGATAGCTGATGGTGTAATTGAACTTCGACTGCACTTCCGCAATAACTGATTTCACCTTTATCGACGGGTCAGCCTCAACCAACGACTTTATTGCTTCTGCAATTGTGTTCGAATCGAACTTCGAATGATCCTGAGAAATAGTGGCTCTAGTACAAGTGTGAGAACCGTTGTACCTCCTTATAACCCAACAATACTTTCTGCTGATCAGGCTAACCCTGATAAGCCAATCACACCCTGATCCATACTGTGTACACTTCGCATAGAAGGTCAACGGCTCCGACTCATACACACGGTAGTCTACGCCTCTTCGGATGGTATAATCTTTCACCGCCATCATAACAGCTTCCTTAGAACTGAATTCCATTCCGATTGCAAATTCACCATCTGCGACCATAGGAATTTCTACCATAACGACAgccaaatcaaaataatttaacaCAAATACATTTAATAACTGAAATTAAGACTACGTCAATGCTCCCTATATCCAcatcaatataaatattattcctATCATGTTGTCATCCCACTTTTAACATCATACAAACATAAACACATAAAAAAGTTTGGACGAATGCACACAAATTAATATTCACGTGACTTATCTTCTTATTTACATCTATCAACATAGATTATTTCCCAAAGTCTAATACTTTCTATATTTATATGTTAATACGTACTGACAGTCATATATTCCGGAAACTCCGGCGCATGCATGGCTTCCAAGTCCAGAACCCGCATGAAGGACGGCTCCTCAAACGGATCTTCGTTTGCGAGTGCATTTGCAACGTCTCCCACATTTGGAGCCACCACCCCGTCACCTTGATCTTCTTCTCCGTCTGGAGCAACAGCTTCGTAATTGCTTTCAAACTCTTCCTCACTGTCACTATCGTATTCTTCCCCTTCAATATTTCGGTCCGCTTCAGATTGTTCGAATTCGACGTGCAACTCTATCACCGATATCTGACCGCGAGTTTCAAAatacattgaaaacatctcCTGCATACTCGCTTCGTCGGTTATATACTTGGTTTGATACTGCACGAAACCACCAAATACCGGTATGGGATATCTGTATACCatacatgatattttttttgatatcTAAAAACctatcttctcacaaatcacacCTTTTAGTTCCTCAAATGAGATTGTGAACGAAATAACAATATCTAACGGCTTCTCGCAACTAAATCTCACTCCTTCAGATGTTTGTAACAGAATCTGACCAAAATAATATACTCTAAGTGCAACTCTATCATCCATTTTTCATACTCTCATACATAAATATCGACTATACTCTCATTTACTCTTGGagttcaaataaaataacagaGATGCaaggagaagtagaaagaaGAAGACGCAGAACAACGAAGATGAATCAGATCTGAGGAGTGCATCCGAGTTTCCAAAACAAGAAAACGGACCCAACGAgtccataaaaaaaaaaaaaccaaaaaccaCTACACGTACCCTGCGATTCCACTTTCATacacagaataaaaaattattaactttgGTCCCTTAAGGAATCGGACCCTACGACTTCggtccaaaaaaatattttttgcttATCGGATGGTCCGATTACTACacaacttcaattttttttcccgCACAACGCAATCGGACGGTCCGACTCCCCCTACCATGGCTCAGAAAAAGCTGCCCCACACCATTGTCTAACACCAACATATACCATATCCAAGCACAACTCACCCTCCCCTCCAATATTGAAAAAACTGAGCCACAAAATGTACATTTAcggtgtttttatatttttaatattttcttctgTTATAAGACAATAAATTTTTCGTGTTACTTAATTTCACTTTTCACCAAATTGTGGCAGTACTTAGGGCCCGTTTGGGAAACTCGATAAGtaactttttttaacttttgacttatgaaaagtggtagtattaatgtctggtGCAATTCCAGAACCCGCATGAAGGACGGCTCCTCAAACGGATCTTCGTTTGCGAGTGCATTTGCAACGTCTCCCACATTTGGAGCCACCACCCCGTCACCTTGATCTTCTTCTCCGTCTGGAGCAACAGCTTCGTAATTGCTTTCAAACTCTTCCTCACTGTCATTATCGTATTCTTCCCCTTCAATATTTCGGTCCGCTTCAGATTGTTCGAATTCGACGTGCAACTCTATCACCGATATCTGACCGCGAGTTTCAAAatacattgaaaacatctcCTGCACGCGAGTTTCAAAatacattgaaaacatctcCTGCATACTCGCTTCGTCGGTTACATACTTGGTTTGATACTGCACGAAACCACCAAATACCGGTATGGGATATCTGTATACCatacatgatattttttttttgatatctGAAAACctatcttctcacaaatcacacCTTTTAGTTCCTCAAATGAGATTGTGAACGGAATAACAATATCTAACGGCTTCTCGCAACTAAATCTCACTCCTTCAGATGTTTGTAACAGAATCTGACCAAAATAATATACTCTAAGTGCAACTCTATCATCCATTTTTCATACTCTCATACATAAATATCGACTATACTCTCATTTACTCTTGGagttcaaataaaataacagaGACGCAAGgagaagtagaagagaaacaggaggaagaagaagacgcAGAACAACGAAGACGAATCAGATCTGAGGAGTGCATCCGAGTTTccaaaacacacacacacacacatacacacacacacacacatatatatatgaatCATTCTAAATTAACATCCATTTAAAAACCACTACACGTACCATGTGATTCCACtttcatacacaaaataaaaaattattaactttgGTCCCTTAAGGAATCGGACCCTACGACTTCggtccaaaaaaatattttttgctcATCGGATGGTCCGATTACTACacaacttcaattttttttcccgCACAATGCAATCGGACGGTCCGACTCCCCCTACCATGGCTCAGAAAAAGCTGCCCCACACCATTGTCTAACACCAACATATACCATATCCAAGCACAACTCACCCTCCCCTCCAATATTGAAAAAACTGAGCCACAAAATGTACATTT harbors:
- the LOC107471423 gene encoding uncharacterized protein LOC107471423; the protein is MNEVFEVREMPGGTEYAVDLRQQRCDCGEFQVDQIPCRHVFACCANQRLDWRVYVHEVYKMDQVRRVYRARFRPLGNPTTWPVYSGPRFVPNPNLRRVTKGRPRMTRFLNEMDTRILRAPRRCRQCVADGHSRSRCRRSAGVGPSNPG